From a region of the Dickeya poaceiphila genome:
- the tusA gene encoding sulfurtransferase TusA translates to MTDIFANPDLTLDAQGLRCPEPVMMVRKTVRQMEAGQTLLIIADDPATTRDIPGFCRYMEHELLAQMTEQLPYRYLLRKGA, encoded by the coding sequence ATGACCGATATTTTCGCCAATCCAGACCTTACTCTGGATGCTCAGGGATTGCGCTGCCCGGAACCGGTAATGATGGTGCGCAAGACGGTGCGTCAGATGGAGGCTGGGCAAACCCTGCTGATTATCGCCGATGATCCGGCTACCACCCGCGATATCCCCGGTTTTTGCCGTTATATGGAGCATGAGTTACTGGCGCAGATGACCGAACAACTGCCTTATCGTTACTTGTTGCGCAAGGGGGCGTAA
- the rpoH gene encoding RNA polymerase sigma factor RpoH, with protein MTKDMQTFALVPQGSLEGYIRAANAYPMLTAEEERALAERLHYHGDLDAAKQLILSHLRFVIHVARNYSGYGLPQADLIQEGNIGLMKAVRRFNPDVGVRLVSFAVHWIKAEIHEYVLRNWRIVKVATTKAQRKLFFNLRKTKQRLGWFNQDEVELVARELGVTSKDVREMESRMAAQDMTFDPSPEDDAQPGQPMAPMLYLQDKSSDFADGIEEDNWETHAADKLTYALEGLDERSQHIIRARWLDDDNKSTLQELADHYGVSAERVRQLEKNAMKKLRAAIEA; from the coding sequence ATGACCAAAGATATGCAAACTTTCGCCTTAGTTCCCCAGGGCAGTCTGGAAGGGTACATCCGTGCCGCCAATGCCTATCCGATGCTAACAGCGGAGGAAGAGCGGGCGCTGGCTGAACGGCTGCATTATCACGGGGATCTGGACGCCGCTAAGCAGCTGATTCTTTCGCACCTGCGTTTTGTTATTCATGTTGCCCGTAATTATTCCGGTTATGGTCTGCCGCAGGCGGATCTGATTCAGGAAGGCAACATTGGTCTGATGAAAGCTGTACGCCGCTTTAACCCGGATGTGGGCGTTCGTCTGGTGTCGTTTGCCGTACACTGGATCAAAGCCGAAATTCACGAGTACGTATTACGCAACTGGCGTATCGTCAAAGTGGCGACGACCAAGGCGCAGCGCAAACTGTTCTTTAACTTGCGTAAAACCAAGCAGCGCCTGGGCTGGTTTAATCAGGATGAAGTGGAGCTGGTAGCGCGCGAGCTGGGTGTGACCAGCAAAGATGTGCGTGAAATGGAATCCCGCATGGCGGCTCAGGATATGACGTTTGACCCGTCGCCTGAAGACGATGCTCAGCCGGGCCAGCCGATGGCGCCGATGTTGTATTTGCAGGACAAATCTTCCGACTTTGCCGATGGCATCGAAGAGGACAACTGGGAAACCCATGCGGCAGACAAGTTGACCTATGCGCTGGAAGGGCTGGATGAACGTAGCCAGCACATTATTCGTGCCCGTTGGCTGGATGACGACAATAAGTCTACGTTGCAGGAACTGGCGGATCATTATGGCGTGTCTGCTGAGCGTGTGCGCCAGCTTGAGAAGAATGCCATGAAGAAACTGCGGGCTGCTATCGAAGCGTAA
- the panM gene encoding aspartate 1-decarboxylase autocleavage activator PanM — translation MRLSVERLTTISEQDRHDLAFIWPHQNFDALEHDLNHDHRLFVARFNGHLLAGVIVEIDTNSDSAELTDLQVRTSTRRHGVGKYLVEEVLRACPDVKEWWLDAADHSLVSEAVMDTFMKSCGFYPVSGGWEYIVNQNGK, via the coding sequence ATGAGACTCTCGGTTGAACGCCTCACCACAATCAGCGAACAGGACAGGCATGACCTGGCTTTCATTTGGCCACACCAGAATTTCGACGCACTGGAGCATGACCTGAACCATGATCACCGCCTGTTTGTCGCCCGCTTTAACGGTCATCTGCTGGCAGGCGTGATCGTCGAAATCGATACCAACAGTGACAGCGCAGAATTAACCGACCTGCAAGTCAGAACCTCCACCCGGCGGCATGGCGTCGGCAAGTATCTGGTGGAAGAAGTGCTGCGTGCCTGCCCTGACGTGAAAGAGTGGTGGCTGGACGCCGCCGACCACTCCCTGGTCAGCGAAGCCGTGATGGACACATTCATGAAGTCCTGCGGTTTCTATCCGGTATCCGGCGGCTGGGAATATATCGTCAACCAGAACGGGAAATGA
- the rsmD gene encoding 16S rRNA (guanine(966)-N(2))-methyltransferase translates to MAKHQATSAPGQIRIIGGQWRGRKLPVPDSPGLRPTTDRVRETLFNWLAPVIAHSRCLDCFAGSGALGLEALSRAASHATLLEAERNVARQLTQNLALLRAGNAEVVNTDTLQWLAKPASTQPFDVVFLDPPFRCGLLDDTLRLLEAGNWLAEEAWVYIETEAENRLLTIPPTWTLHREKTAGQVSYRLYIRHASDATPGGNDEHWD, encoded by the coding sequence ATGGCAAAACATCAAGCGACATCCGCACCCGGTCAAATCCGCATCATTGGCGGCCAGTGGCGCGGCAGAAAACTTCCCGTGCCGGATAGCCCCGGTTTGCGCCCCACCACTGATCGCGTACGCGAAACCCTGTTCAACTGGCTCGCTCCGGTGATTGCGCACTCACGCTGTCTGGACTGTTTTGCCGGTAGCGGCGCGCTGGGGCTGGAAGCGCTGTCGCGGGCAGCCTCTCACGCCACGCTGCTGGAGGCCGAGCGCAACGTTGCACGTCAGCTGACGCAAAATCTGGCTCTACTGCGTGCCGGCAACGCCGAGGTGGTGAATACCGATACGCTGCAATGGCTGGCTAAACCGGCTTCGACGCAGCCTTTCGACGTGGTGTTTCTTGACCCGCCGTTTCGCTGCGGCCTGTTGGATGACACACTGCGACTGCTGGAAGCGGGTAACTGGCTGGCAGAAGAGGCCTGGGTCTATATTGAAACCGAGGCGGAAAATCGCCTGTTAACTATCCCGCCGACCTGGACGCTACATCGGGAAAAAACCGCAGGGCAGGTTTCCTACCGCCTTTATATCCGTCACGCGTCTGACGCAACGCCGGGAGGCAACGATGAGCATTGGGATTAA
- a CDS encoding DUF1820 family protein, producing the protein MSNGPALYRIQFMNNGKNYQLYVRELVQSNLFGFIEIADFVFDNPSTVLVDPTTEKLKTEFAGVGRSYIPLQAVIRIDAVTARDSGSARISELGDNVTHFPYLPGKKT; encoded by the coding sequence ATGAGCAATGGACCCGCCCTTTACCGTATCCAGTTCATGAATAATGGTAAGAATTATCAGCTATATGTACGTGAGCTGGTGCAGAGTAATCTGTTCGGATTTATTGAAATTGCCGACTTCGTTTTCGATAACCCGTCCACCGTACTGGTTGACCCGACCACGGAAAAACTGAAAACGGAATTTGCCGGTGTAGGCCGCAGCTATATTCCGCTACAGGCGGTTATTCGGATTGATGCGGTGACCGCACGGGATAGCGGTAGCGCCCGTATTTCTGAACTGGGCGACAACGTCACTCATTTCCCTTATTTGCCGGGTAAAAAAACCTGA
- a CDS encoding DUF1145 family protein yields the protein MSIGINLGRLLMLGVWGFLILNLIHPFPRPLNIFMVLAMGFMLLMHGAQFLLLKASQPKDAPPFSKLFQLRIFLFGVFELLDWQRKQPTPPRKRR from the coding sequence ATGAGCATTGGGATTAATCTTGGCCGACTGCTGATGCTGGGCGTATGGGGGTTTCTGATCCTGAACCTGATTCATCCCTTTCCCCGTCCGCTGAACATTTTCATGGTTCTGGCGATGGGATTTATGCTGCTGATGCACGGCGCGCAGTTCCTGTTGCTCAAAGCGAGCCAACCCAAAGACGCGCCGCCGTTCAGCAAGCTTTTTCAACTGCGCATCTTCCTGTTTGGGGTATTCGAATTACTGGACTGGCAACGCAAACAGCCAACGCCGCCGCGCAAACGACGCTAA
- a CDS encoding MFS transporter, translating into MSVSTPPVSPKPSPGGLRLNLRIMSVVMFNFASYLNIGLPLAVLPGYVHEHLGFSAFWAGLVISLQYFSTLLSRPRAGRHADEKGPKQVVVFGLAGGWLSGAFYALAAWNDGSPVLALVLLCVGRLILGVGQSFAGTGATLWGVGVVGALHIGRVISWNGVATYGAMAIGAPLGVWIYHLGGLRWLAIVVMLVAGTAMLLALPRPAVTATPGKKLPFREVLGKVWLYGVLLSLASAGFGVISTFITLFYASHQWSGAALTLSVFSCAFVGTRLLFPNVINRFGGLWVALVCFLVESAGLLLVWLASHPLMAEVGAFFAGAGFSLVFPALGVVAVKAVSAQNQGSALATYTIFLDLSLGVVGPAAGVMMAYTDIDAIYLAAAGLALLGLLLTVRLHQRGVREENAL; encoded by the coding sequence ATGTCTGTTTCCACACCGCCTGTGTCGCCTAAACCCTCTCCAGGCGGCTTACGCCTGAACCTGCGCATCATGTCTGTCGTGATGTTTAATTTTGCCAGCTACCTGAATATTGGGTTGCCGCTGGCGGTGTTACCGGGTTATGTGCATGAACACCTTGGATTCAGCGCATTCTGGGCGGGCTTGGTGATCAGCCTGCAATATTTTTCTACCTTGCTAAGCCGCCCACGCGCGGGTCGTCATGCCGATGAAAAAGGGCCGAAGCAGGTTGTGGTGTTCGGTCTGGCGGGAGGATGGTTGAGCGGCGCGTTTTATGCGCTGGCCGCCTGGAATGACGGTTCGCCGGTACTGGCGCTGGTATTGCTGTGTGTTGGGCGGTTGATTTTGGGTGTCGGGCAGAGTTTTGCCGGTACCGGCGCAACGCTGTGGGGCGTCGGCGTGGTCGGGGCGCTGCATATTGGCCGGGTGATTTCGTGGAATGGTGTGGCGACCTACGGTGCCATGGCGATTGGCGCGCCGCTGGGGGTGTGGATTTACCATCTCGGCGGGTTGCGGTGGCTGGCTATCGTTGTCATGCTGGTGGCCGGTACTGCGATGCTGCTGGCGTTACCCCGTCCGGCGGTGACGGCAACGCCCGGCAAGAAATTGCCGTTTCGGGAGGTGCTGGGCAAGGTCTGGCTATATGGCGTTCTTCTGTCGCTGGCATCCGCCGGGTTTGGCGTAATTTCGACGTTTATCACCTTGTTTTACGCCAGCCACCAGTGGAGCGGTGCTGCGCTGACTCTGAGTGTGTTCAGTTGCGCTTTTGTCGGCACCCGGCTGTTGTTCCCGAATGTGATTAACCGGTTCGGCGGTCTGTGGGTCGCGCTGGTTTGTTTTCTGGTGGAAAGCGCCGGATTGCTGCTGGTGTGGCTGGCGTCGCACCCGCTAATGGCAGAGGTGGGGGCATTTTTCGCCGGGGCCGGGTTTTCGCTGGTGTTTCCGGCGTTGGGCGTGGTGGCGGTCAAGGCGGTATCCGCACAGAATCAGGGCAGCGCGCTGGCGACCTACACCATCTTTCTTGATCTGTCGCTGGGGGTGGTTGGGCCGGCTGCCGGCGTCATGATGGCTTATACCGATATCGATGCCATTTATCTGGCGGCGGCGGGACTGGCACTGTTGGGATTGTTGCTGACCGTGCGGTTGCATCAGCGCGGAGTGCGGGAAGAGAATGCGCTGTGA
- the ftsX gene encoding permease-like cell division protein FtsX: MANNTRAQRAASKTRSLQGGWQEQWRYAWANTLRDMLRQPLATLLTIMVIAISLTLPSICYLVWKNVSQAASQWYPTPQLTVYLDKSLDDNAAEAVIGKIKAEEGVDKVNYLSRNEAMGEFRNWSGFGGALDMLEENPLPAVAVVSPKLGFQTNQTLNTLRDRIDAVQGVDEVRMDDSWFSRLVALTGLVGQIAATIGILMVIAVFLVIGNSVRLSIFSRRETINVMKLIGATDGFILRPFLHGGALLGFCGAVLSLILSQALVWKLAGAAAQVAAVFGTTFVVRGLGWDEALLLVLIAAMIGWLAAWLATVQHLRRFTSE; this comes from the coding sequence ATGGCGAATAATACCCGCGCACAGCGAGCGGCAAGCAAAACCCGTTCTCTGCAAGGCGGCTGGCAGGAGCAGTGGCGTTATGCCTGGGCCAATACCCTGCGCGACATGCTGCGTCAACCGCTGGCCACGCTGTTGACCATCATGGTGATCGCCATTTCGCTGACACTGCCCAGCATCTGTTATCTGGTGTGGAAAAACGTCAGTCAGGCGGCGTCGCAGTGGTATCCCACGCCGCAGTTGACGGTGTATCTGGATAAGTCGCTGGATGACAATGCCGCCGAAGCGGTCATTGGTAAAATCAAGGCGGAAGAGGGCGTGGATAAGGTGAATTACCTGTCCCGCAACGAGGCAATGGGCGAATTCCGCAACTGGTCTGGTTTTGGCGGCGCGCTGGATATGCTGGAAGAAAACCCGCTACCGGCGGTGGCTGTGGTTTCGCCGAAACTGGGTTTTCAAACTAACCAGACGCTCAATACATTGCGTGATCGCATCGACGCTGTTCAGGGGGTGGATGAAGTGCGCATGGATGACAGCTGGTTCTCCCGTCTGGTGGCGCTGACCGGGTTGGTGGGACAGATAGCGGCGACTATCGGTATTCTGATGGTGATCGCGGTATTTCTGGTGATTGGTAACAGTGTGCGGCTTAGTATTTTCAGCCGTCGTGAAACCATCAATGTAATGAAGTTGATTGGCGCGACCGACGGCTTCATCCTGCGGCCATTCCTGCATGGCGGCGCGTTGCTCGGCTTTTGCGGCGCGGTACTGTCGTTGATCCTGTCGCAAGCGCTGGTCTGGAAACTGGCGGGTGCGGCGGCACAGGTGGCGGCGGTGTTCGGCACCACCTTTGTAGTACGCGGGTTGGGCTGGGATGAAGCGCTGTTGCTGGTTCTGATTGCCGCAATGATTGGCTGGCTGGCCGCCTGGCTGGCAACAGTACAACATTTACGCCGTTTTACATCGGAATAA
- the ftsE gene encoding cell division ATP-binding protein FtsE: MIRFEQVSKAYLGGRQALQGVDFHIRPAEMVFLTGHSGAGKSTLLKLICGIERPSAGHILFGGHDISRLKKREVPFLRRQIGMIFQDHHLLMDRTVYENVAMPLIISGASAEDIRRRVSAALDKVGLLDKARSYPIQLSGGEQQRVGIARAVVNKPAVLLADEPTGNLDDALSEGILRLFEEFNRVGVTVLMATHDTGLIARRHYRVLTLSQGRMLGGQDGE; encoded by the coding sequence ATGATTCGGTTTGAGCAGGTCAGCAAGGCGTATCTCGGTGGTCGCCAGGCGTTGCAGGGGGTGGATTTTCATATCCGCCCGGCCGAGATGGTATTTCTGACCGGTCACTCTGGTGCGGGGAAAAGTACCCTGCTGAAGCTGATTTGCGGGATTGAACGCCCAAGCGCGGGTCACATCCTGTTTGGCGGCCACGATATCAGCCGCCTGAAAAAACGCGAGGTGCCGTTTCTGCGCCGCCAGATCGGCATGATCTTTCAGGATCATCATTTACTGATGGATCGCACGGTGTATGAAAACGTCGCCATGCCGCTGATTATCTCCGGCGCCAGCGCCGAAGATATTCGTCGTCGCGTATCGGCGGCGCTGGATAAAGTCGGGTTGCTCGACAAGGCGCGCAGCTACCCGATTCAGCTCTCCGGCGGTGAACAGCAGCGTGTCGGCATTGCCCGCGCGGTAGTGAACAAACCGGCGGTACTGCTGGCGGACGAACCGACCGGCAACCTGGATGATGCGCTGTCCGAAGGCATTCTGCGCCTGTTCGAGGAGTTTAATCGCGTGGGCGTCACGGTGCTGATGGCGACGCATGATACCGGGCTTATCGCCCGTCGCCATTATCGGGTGCTGACGTTATCGCAAGGCCGCATGTTGGGAGGTCAAGATGGCGAATAA
- the ftsY gene encoding signal recognition particle-docking protein FtsY — protein sequence MAKEKKRGFFSWLGLGRQDEEKAEQPQPVPEATQTADDATPAAQEPTHPTQNISGEVPEPPSLDSALAEAGETPSPALQPADTTAEVQTAAPEQPETAIASGAGLQAEAETLDVEAEVEIDAEVAIDVEDEVESVPDAAVVEAVPVVSQEQERPTKEGFFARLKRSLIKTRQNLGSGFVGLFRGKKIDDDLFDELEEQLLIADVGVETTRKIIARLTEHASRKQLKDAEALIALLKAEMSEILAKVDAPLAIDSKTPFVILMVGVNGVGKTTTIGKLARQYQAQGKSVMLAAGDTFRAAAVEQLQVWGQRNNVPVVAQHTGADSASVIFDALQAAKARGIDVLIADTAGRLQNKSHLMEELKKIVRVMKKLDEEAPHEVMLTLDASTGQNAVSQAKLFNEAVGLSGITLTKLDGTAKGGVIFAIADQFGIPIRYIGVGEGIDDLRPFKADDFIEALFARED from the coding sequence ATGGCGAAAGAGAAAAAGCGCGGATTTTTTTCCTGGCTGGGATTAGGGCGTCAGGACGAGGAGAAAGCAGAACAACCGCAACCGGTGCCGGAAGCGACGCAGACGGCGGATGACGCAACGCCTGCGGCTCAGGAGCCGACTCACCCTACTCAGAATATAAGCGGTGAGGTGCCGGAACCGCCTTCACTGGACAGTGCGCTGGCTGAAGCCGGGGAAACGCCGTCGCCAGCATTGCAACCGGCGGATACCACGGCAGAGGTGCAAACGGCAGCACCAGAACAACCGGAAACGGCGATAGCTTCTGGTGCCGGGCTGCAGGCAGAGGCCGAAACGCTAGACGTTGAGGCTGAAGTAGAGATCGACGCCGAAGTAGCTATTGACGTTGAAGATGAGGTTGAGTCCGTACCTGATGCAGCGGTGGTTGAGGCTGTGCCAGTGGTGTCGCAGGAACAGGAGCGCCCGACCAAAGAAGGCTTTTTTGCCCGCTTGAAGCGCAGCCTCATAAAAACCCGCCAGAATCTGGGTTCCGGATTTGTCGGTCTGTTTCGCGGCAAGAAAATCGACGACGATCTGTTTGATGAGCTGGAAGAACAATTACTGATTGCTGACGTCGGAGTAGAAACTACCCGGAAAATTATCGCCCGGCTGACCGAACATGCCAGCCGCAAGCAACTGAAAGATGCCGAAGCGCTGATCGCGTTGCTGAAAGCGGAAATGAGCGAGATTCTGGCGAAAGTGGACGCACCGCTGGCTATCGACAGCAAAACGCCGTTCGTCATTCTGATGGTCGGCGTCAACGGGGTGGGGAAAACGACCACCATCGGCAAGCTGGCGCGTCAGTATCAGGCACAAGGCAAATCGGTGATGCTGGCGGCGGGTGACACGTTCCGTGCGGCGGCAGTAGAGCAGTTGCAGGTGTGGGGCCAGCGCAACAATGTGCCGGTGGTGGCGCAGCACACCGGCGCGGATTCCGCCTCGGTGATTTTCGATGCGTTGCAGGCTGCCAAAGCGCGTGGTATTGACGTGCTGATTGCCGATACCGCAGGTCGTTTGCAAAACAAATCGCACCTGATGGAAGAACTGAAGAAAATTGTGCGCGTCATGAAAAAGTTGGACGAAGAGGCGCCACATGAAGTGATGCTGACGCTGGACGCCAGCACCGGTCAGAATGCGGTCAGCCAGGCCAAACTGTTTAACGAAGCCGTCGGGCTGAGCGGCATCACATTAACTAAACTGGATGGCACCGCCAAGGGCGGCGTTATCTTCGCCATCGCCGATCAGTTCGGCATTCCCATCCGTTACATTGGGGTGGGAGAAGGTATCGATGACTTAAGGCCGTTCAAGGCGGATGATTTTATTGAAGCCCTGTTTGCCCGTGAGGATTAA
- a CDS encoding DcrB family lipoprotein: protein MPNLAKYIGIGLLAATLAACDGNSDKKTSAPAANPTAEKTTTQNVSLLSGKLSFTLPNGLSDQSGKLGNQNNNMHVYADQSGQKAIIVIVGDDTPLDLPALGQRLEQQQRGRDATLQVLGNKTAEINGHQIQQLDSVMTSNGQKAFSSIVLAKTDNHLLTLQITLPADNLPQAQADASKVISTLKLN, encoded by the coding sequence ATGCCAAATTTAGCGAAATATATCGGTATTGGTCTGCTGGCCGCCACGCTGGCTGCCTGCGACGGCAACAGCGATAAGAAAACCAGCGCGCCAGCTGCCAACCCGACGGCAGAGAAAACCACCACGCAGAATGTGTCCCTGCTCTCTGGTAAGCTGAGCTTTACCCTGCCAAACGGGCTGAGCGACCAAAGCGGCAAGCTGGGTAATCAGAACAACAACATGCACGTTTATGCCGATCAAAGCGGCCAGAAAGCCATTATTGTTATCGTCGGCGATGACACACCGTTGGATTTGCCGGCATTGGGTCAACGTCTGGAACAGCAGCAACGTGGGCGTGACGCCACCCTTCAGGTACTGGGCAACAAGACCGCTGAAATCAACGGTCATCAGATTCAACAACTGGATAGCGTCATGACCAGCAACGGGCAAAAAGCGTTCTCGTCCATCGTGTTAGCTAAAACGGACAATCACCTGCTGACGCTACAAATCACGCTGCCGGCGGATAACCTGCCGCAGGCACAGGCTGACGCGAGCAAGGTAATCAGTACGCTAAAACTGAACTGA
- the yhjD gene encoding inner membrane protein YhjD gives MPVKPTPPHSPTEQGVSRQRFGHLTDWLHRVRSVPAIAHVIRAGERFNDRMGNQFGAAITYFSFLSLIPILMVSFATAGFVLASNPDLLTGLINRIVNSISDPNLARTLKNTVNTAVRQRTTVGLTGLLIALYSGVNWIGNLREAIHAQSREVWERQPHEEEKIYLRYLWDFLSLIGLLLALGITLFLTSVAGSAQATIVRALGLGGIDWLRPAMTLIALSISIFANYLLFLWILWVLPRHNPQRTPLLRGTLIAAIGFEALKFAMTVALPKLATSPSGAAFGSVIGLMTFFYFFARLTLFCAAWIATADPKTDTNKPASLSSAPKNT, from the coding sequence ATGCCTGTGAAGCCTACCCCGCCACACTCACCAACCGAACAGGGTGTCTCCCGGCAGCGGTTCGGGCATTTGACTGACTGGCTGCACCGCGTCAGGTCGGTGCCTGCTATCGCGCATGTTATCCGTGCGGGAGAGCGCTTTAACGACCGCATGGGCAACCAGTTCGGCGCCGCCATCACCTATTTTTCGTTTCTGTCGCTGATTCCGATTCTGATGGTATCGTTCGCCACGGCAGGGTTTGTGCTGGCTTCCAACCCCGACCTGCTGACCGGTCTCATCAACCGTATCGTCAACAGCATCAGCGACCCGAACCTCGCCCGTACCCTGAAGAACACCGTTAATACTGCCGTTCGGCAACGTACCACCGTCGGGTTGACCGGTTTACTGATAGCGCTTTATTCCGGCGTAAACTGGATAGGCAATCTGCGCGAAGCGATTCACGCCCAGTCGCGTGAGGTGTGGGAACGTCAGCCGCATGAGGAAGAAAAAATCTATCTGCGCTACCTGTGGGATTTTCTGTCGCTGATTGGTCTGCTGCTGGCGCTGGGGATCACGCTATTCCTTACCTCGGTAGCGGGCAGCGCGCAGGCAACCATCGTGCGGGCATTGGGTCTGGGCGGCATTGACTGGTTGCGCCCGGCCATGACGCTGATTGCGCTCTCTATCTCCATTTTCGCCAACTATCTGTTGTTTTTGTGGATACTGTGGGTATTGCCGCGCCATAATCCCCAGCGTACGCCGCTGCTGCGCGGCACGCTGATAGCGGCCATTGGTTTCGAAGCGCTCAAATTCGCCATGACCGTGGCGCTGCCCAAACTGGCGACGTCGCCTTCCGGCGCCGCGTTTGGTTCCGTCATCGGCCTGATGACGTTTTTCTACTTTTTTGCACGTCTGACGCTGTTTTGCGCCGCCTGGATAGCCACCGCAGACCCGAAAACCGATACTAACAAACCGGCATCGCTATCCAGCGCCCCCAAAAACACATAA
- a CDS encoding 7-cyano-7-deazaguanine/7-aminomethyl-7-deazaguanine transporter — protein sequence MFQFSAQQRLTALCWLSLFHIVVIISSNYLVQLPITLFGFHTTWGAFTFPFIFLASDLTVRIFGAPLARRIILTVMVPALIASYLVSSLFYKGEWQGFSALSQVNPMVARIAAASLMAYVLGQILDVHVFNRLRQLKAWWVAPAASAVLGNLSDTVAFFFIAFYRSTDPFMATHWIEIATVDYFFKIAINLIFFLPMYGVLLNMVLRRLSQSGSSPYQDQTA from the coding sequence ATGTTTCAGTTCTCTGCACAACAGCGGTTGACAGCACTGTGCTGGCTGTCACTTTTTCATATAGTGGTGATTATCTCCAGTAACTATCTGGTTCAACTGCCGATTACGCTTTTCGGCTTTCATACTACCTGGGGCGCATTTACTTTCCCGTTCATTTTCCTGGCTTCCGACCTGACGGTGCGGATTTTCGGTGCCCCGCTGGCTCGCCGCATTATTCTGACCGTGATGGTGCCAGCGCTGATCGCGTCGTATCTGGTTTCTTCGCTGTTCTACAAAGGTGAATGGCAGGGATTCAGCGCGTTAAGTCAGGTGAATCCGATGGTGGCGCGTATCGCCGCCGCCAGCCTGATGGCCTATGTGCTGGGCCAGATTCTCGACGTACACGTCTTTAACCGTCTGCGCCAGCTCAAAGCCTGGTGGGTGGCACCAGCCGCCTCTGCCGTACTGGGCAACCTTAGCGATACCGTGGCGTTCTTTTTTATCGCCTTTTATCGCAGCACAGATCCGTTCATGGCCACGCATTGGATAGAAATCGCCACGGTGGATTATTTCTTCAAGATAGCCATCAATCTGATTTTCTTCCTGCCGATGTACGGGGTACTGCTTAACATGGTACTGCGCCGCCTGAGCCAGTCGGGAAGCTCGCCGTACCAGGATCAAACCGCCTGA
- a CDS encoding 2-hydroxymuconate tautomerase family protein, giving the protein MPFVNIRITKDGVTAEQKQQLIAGVTQLLVDTLGKNPATTVVIIDEVETDNWGIGGQSVTERRQQDS; this is encoded by the coding sequence ATGCCTTTCGTCAACATTCGTATTACCAAAGACGGCGTTACCGCCGAACAGAAGCAACAGCTGATTGCCGGCGTGACCCAACTGCTGGTAGATACGCTGGGGAAGAATCCGGCCACGACGGTAGTCATCATTGATGAAGTAGAAACTGACAACTGGGGTATTGGCGGACAGAGCGTTACCGAGCGCCGCCAGCAAGATTCATAA